Proteins co-encoded in one Pseudoalteromonas sp. MEBiC 03607 genomic window:
- a CDS encoding EAL domain-containing protein: MFNLSIAAMNKNGCILLLVLLAGTALCTLLAFKYNFESITDLVNMHESPRPANEDNRPLRKKPIKNAVYVISQVNQIRFIFKAGSSVLSKLVKDKGGISLIFRDSYKLGHVHSYLQLNESDTNNHIKKWLGINKRSNNLLLVLSNLTDLVLFAKQEGLPQVKDKRREPSKILEPCSYGFKYGNNIKEKSIAGLMGFPPYISVLLICLLTIISFLFIYSLISYLDLRRSIEFRLKRAIRKREIYLEYQPIVDVKTNKITSVESLVRWKDSIHGQVSPEQFLELAEQLSLYPILAKQCLTKMIAELAQLMNTDRLFSVAINVNSYEIQDPEFLDYLHQLCCKHKVNHEQIRIEITERIGLPLQEISCFALKAKTYGFKIALDDFGTGVSNLLWLTEINFDVIKIDKVFIQSIMDDEKQNMIVAIISLVTNLNRIVIFEGVETVEQYSFIRKYNKGYLVQGWYFYKSLSLAELLSELNNQQGKHENTQCWASLNT; this comes from the coding sequence ATGTTTAATCTATCAATAGCAGCGATGAATAAAAACGGCTGTATTTTGCTTTTGGTTTTACTGGCGGGAACTGCACTGTGCACCTTGTTGGCGTTCAAATATAATTTTGAGTCAATTACTGACCTAGTCAACATGCATGAATCGCCGAGGCCAGCAAATGAAGATAATCGGCCTTTGCGTAAAAAACCAATCAAAAATGCTGTATATGTAATTTCTCAGGTAAACCAAATACGCTTTATTTTTAAAGCGGGGAGCTCGGTGCTTTCTAAATTAGTAAAAGATAAAGGTGGTATATCATTGATTTTTAGGGATAGCTATAAGCTTGGTCATGTTCATAGCTATTTACAACTAAACGAATCAGATACAAACAATCACATTAAAAAGTGGCTTGGAATCAATAAAAGAAGCAACAATTTGCTTCTTGTTTTAAGTAACCTAACAGACCTAGTGTTATTTGCTAAGCAAGAAGGGCTGCCTCAGGTTAAGGATAAGAGGCGCGAACCTTCTAAAATACTTGAACCATGCAGTTATGGTTTTAAATATGGTAATAATATTAAGGAAAAAAGTATAGCAGGCCTAATGGGCTTTCCCCCTTATATTTCTGTTCTTCTTATTTGCTTGCTTACTATTATCAGTTTCTTATTTATATATTCTTTAATTTCATACTTAGATTTGCGACGTTCAATAGAGTTCAGATTAAAAAGGGCAATTAGAAAAAGGGAAATATACCTTGAGTATCAACCAATAGTAGATGTTAAGACTAATAAAATTACTAGCGTTGAAAGTTTAGTGCGCTGGAAAGACTCTATTCATGGGCAAGTCTCACCTGAGCAATTTTTGGAACTCGCTGAGCAATTATCTCTTTATCCTATATTAGCAAAGCAATGTTTGACAAAAATGATTGCAGAGCTGGCTCAGCTTATGAACACTGATCGTCTTTTTTCAGTAGCGATAAATGTCAATAGCTATGAAATACAAGATCCTGAGTTCTTGGACTATTTGCATCAGTTATGTTGCAAGCATAAAGTAAATCATGAGCAAATAAGAATAGAGATCACTGAACGAATTGGCCTGCCTTTGCAAGAGATCTCTTGTTTTGCCTTAAAAGCCAAAACTTATGGCTTTAAAATAGCATTAGATGACTTTGGTACTGGAGTGTCTAACCTTCTCTGGCTAACAGAGATCAACTTTGATGTGATAAAAATTGACAAGGTGTTCATACAGTCAATCATGGATGATGAAAAGCAAAATATGATTGTAGCTATCATATCACTGGTAACTAATTTAAATCGAATCGTTATTTTTGAAGGTGTAGAGACTGTTGAACAATATAGTTTCATTAGGAAATATAATAAAGGGTACTTGGTTCAGGGTTGGTACTTTTATAAATCTTTATCATTAGCAGAGCTTCTAAGCGAGCTCAATAATCAGCAAGGTAAGCACGAAAATACACAATGTTGGGCTTCACTAAATACTTAG
- a CDS encoding VOC family protein translates to MNLNQVTLPVKDMNEAVAFYLTLGMIQIVDTPHYARFQCPDGDATFSLSLETEEFSNDAVIYFEHEQLDEFYASLVEKGISFEQPPTAQRYLWTEAILKDPSGNKIKLYWAGENRLNPPWKVEKRG, encoded by the coding sequence ATGAATCTCAATCAGGTGACGTTGCCTGTAAAGGATATGAACGAAGCGGTGGCTTTTTACTTAACACTGGGAATGATTCAGATTGTGGATACCCCGCATTACGCACGCTTTCAATGTCCAGATGGTGATGCCACATTTTCGTTGTCATTAGAAACTGAAGAGTTTAGTAATGATGCGGTCATTTATTTTGAACATGAGCAGCTCGATGAGTTTTACGCAAGCCTTGTTGAAAAAGGCATTAGTTTTGAACAGCCACCAACCGCCCAGCGCTATTTATGGACGGAAGCAATTCTAAAAGACCCATCAGGGAATAAAATTAAATTGTATTGGGCAGGAGAGAACCGCTTAAACCCACCATGGAAGGTAGAAAAACGAGGATAA